Within Plectropomus leopardus isolate mb chromosome 23, YSFRI_Pleo_2.0, whole genome shotgun sequence, the genomic segment TGgaaatggcaacaaaaacacagaagagacTTCAGAAAGCCAGTGAGTGAACAGTATGATAACTTATCCAGGGCACATTTACAGAATGAAAGTAGGACATTTTCTTatgcttttcttttacttttatgtgtttatttcaatatttttccaTCAAGGCAAGACAATAATGTGGACTCTACATCTTGCCtcaaagaaactgcaaaaactgagGACCCTAAGCAAGGTAATTAATATGTAATGCACTGAAAGAACATCCCTCAGGCACTCAATCAAAgacttcaaagacaaaaaaagcttttaaaaagggaccattttacatttaaaatcttgGTGTGATTTTCTTTACAGAGGGTGGCGGTCAGGCGAGGAGAGCGACGTCCTGAGCATAAATGCAGACACTTACGATAGTGACATAGAGGGACCCAAAGAGGAGCAGACTGTTAAACCCATGGAGGGGGCAGTGAAAGTAGtggacagcagcagagaaggCTCTGACCCAGTTGTAAACCCTGACCCAGCAAATCCTGAACCTCCCACGGGCGCTCAGCCAGGGGAAGCTGGAAAGAAAGACATTCAAAGTGACATAGACAAAAGCGTCAGCGAGATTTTAGCGTTTTCATCCTCTTCGAGCAAAGAGGAAGTTAAAGAACAGAGTGCACCTCCACAGTCCACAGATGTTAGTTTACCTGTTCAAGGAGTGTCTGTTTCGAGTCGTGCACCGGCAGCATGTCGGCCGTCAATTCAGCAATTAGAGCTTTTGGAGTTGGAAATGAGGGCGAGGGCCATAAAGGCTCTGATGAAAGCAAGTGATGGGAAAAAACATCTCgtaccaaaaaatgtttaacatgttGTTGGTTTAATAAGAGAGTCGACAACATAGGACTTGAATACTCAGATTATTGAGTGTGCACCATTCAAACCGTGTTATTTTAGTGCTCCATATTGGAATGATGTTGCAGAGAAAGTTAAACACATCACAGCCTGTCCTACGCTTACTGAATGAACATCTGCTATGATTCACACAATAGTATCTCCAAATGTATTTATGTCTTTGGTCACTAGATGGCAGTGTTAACCTGCTGTAGTACTCTCATGGTAATGTCCAATATGTGCAGATGTGTGCAAGAGATGATTTATCCAATCACATTACAGTCAAATTAGCATAGAAGTCATGTTTCTTCGTAATAATGTGAAGTTATACAATTGGGGTAAAGATCTGTCAATTTTTAGAGGACGAGAGAATattacatgttttgttgtgtataGGCTGAGCTTTGCCAGCCAAAAAATGTGGCAGCAGTGTTGTGTTGTCATTTATAGTTGACACACCTGTGATATTTCTTCACTGAACACCTGTTTGACTTGACAGGCTGAAGTGTGCACTGCCATCTCTCATATTTGCATTGTCTGAATGTCAAGGTTAATGTCTAACAACAGGTTAggcaaagacaacaacaacaaaaaattgcTCCCATGGCATTACAGACAAAATACAGAGAAACccaaaagtgaaataaatcaaagataATTAGACCGGTTGTCCTCAACACATACATCAAGTTAAAGAACCTGCCACTTCTATCCTCCGGAGtaactttaaaattttgtctttCTGGATGTCTATGTAGCAGCTGGAATTAATAGCATCCTCTCCCCTAATGTagtgtttttgctgtaatttattCTGAAGCTGCTTTGTTCCTGTATGTGTGCAATTACATGCAGATGCAGAGCAAAACAGCTCTCAACCTCACTACCCCAAAGGAGACAATGAAATGTATGATAAGAAGCCAGTTGCCTCCTGGgtatttgcatttaaaagggttattTCATGGGAGGAACGAGGGTGGGGAGCGTTAAATGCGACTTTCtctatgcatgcatgtgcaggTATCTTTGTACTCATTGATGATTTGAAGAGGAAAACGTCCACTTTAGTGAAAAAGAGATACAACGATTCTAAAGTGCTCATAGTGGTATGATTGGTGAGTATTTATCTGTGTCATTTTAGTGCTATTAGAATGCCAATTATGATTTGGTTTGAGCAGATAAATGGCTTTTAAAGCAGACATCAAAATGAGTAGGCTGAAAAATGGATTGATGGAGGTgagatgatgctgtttttgttgaGAGAGTACTTTTTGATGTCAAATGAACCTTCTGATCCATGTTAAAATATTGAGGTGTGACGCTTCCATGATTGCTGCTATTATGAAAGTCAAAAACAAGGTTTTGCAAAAAGTTTCTGTGCTCATTGGTTCAACTGTTTAATAGCCGCACCTGTCATTTTCCTCAGTGTTGTGAACAAGTCGCTGGTTCACAATGCTCGTTCGGCAGTAGTCCTCAAAACTTT encodes:
- the LOC121962251 gene encoding caspase activity and apoptosis inhibitor 1, with the protein product MLKKKSSTTEKKRKHSQSEERHDNSKRRSAENIVEDSKDDLADAELDRIGSDIEEGGLDLGQPFQPITAYVADRREMLDQCLRVLGERKLRKMLPDELKDCSLEEIKKMCWEQLEVISEKNLLQILAGEELTSGNGNKNTEETSESQQDNNVDSTSCLKETAKTEDPKQGWRSGEESDVLSINADTYDSDIEGPKEEQTVKPMEGAVKVVDSSREGSDPVVNPDPANPEPPTGAQPGEAGKKDIQSDIDKSVSEILAFSSSSSKEEVKEQSAPPQSTDVSLPVQGVSVSSRAPAACRPSIQQLELLELEMRARAIKALMKASDGKKHLVPKNV